A single genomic interval of Rhinopithecus roxellana isolate Shanxi Qingling chromosome 11, ASM756505v1, whole genome shotgun sequence harbors:
- the BMI1 gene encoding polycomb complex protein BMI-1, protein MHRTTRIKITELNPHLMCVLCGGYFIDATTIIECLHSFCKTCIVRYLETSKYCPICDVQVHKTRPLLNIRSDKTLQDIVYKLVPGLFKNEMKRRRDFYAAHPSADAANGSNEDRGEVADEDKRIITDDEIISLSIEFFDQNRLDRKVNKEKSKEEVNDKRYLRCPAAMTVMHLRKFLRSKMDIPNTFQIDVMYEEEPLKDYYTLMDIAYIYTWRRNGPLPLKYRVRPTCKRMKISHQRDGLTNAGELESDSGSDKANSPAGGIPSTSSCLPSPSTPVQSPHPQFPHISSTMNGTSNSPSGNHQSSFANRPRKSSVNGSSATSSG, encoded by the exons ATGCATCGAACAACGAGAATCAAGATCACTGAGCTAAATCCCCACCtgatgtgtgtgctgtgtggagGGTACTTCATTGATGCCACAACCATAATAGAATGTCTACATTCCT TCTGTAAAACGTGTATTGTTCGTTACCTGGAGACCAGCAAGTATTGTCCTATTTGTGATGTCCAAGTTCACAAAACCAGACCACTACTGAATATAAG gtCAGATAAAACTCTTCAAGATATTGTATACAAATTAGTTCCAGGGCTTTTCAAAA atGAAATGAAGAGAAGAAGGGATTTTTATGCAGCTCATCCTTCTGCTGATG CTGCCAATGGCTCTAATGAAGATAGAGGAGAGGTTGCAGATGAAGATAAGAGAATTATAACTGATGATGAGATAATAAGCTTATCCATTGAATTCTTTGACCAGAACAG atTGGATCGGAAAGTAAACAAAGAGAAATCTAAGGAGGAG GTGAATGATAAAAGATATTTACGATGCCCAGCAGCAATGACTGTGATGCACttaagaaagtttctcagaagtaaAATGGACATACCTAATACTTTCCAG aTTGATGTCATGTATGAGGAGGAACCTTTAAAAGATTATTATACACTAATGGATATTGCCTACATTTATACCTGGAGAAGG AATGGTCCACTTCCTTTGAAATACAGAGTTCGACCTACTTGTAAAAGAATGAAGATCAGTCATCAGAGAGATGGACTGACAAATGCTGGAGAACTGGAAAGTGACTCTGGGAGTGACAAGGCCAACAGCCCAGCAGGAGGTATTCCCTCCACCTCTTCTTGTTTGCCTAGCCCCAGTACTCCAGTGCAGTCTCCTCATCCACAGTTTCCTCACATTTCCAGTACTATGAATGGAACCAGCAACAGCCCCAGCGGTAACCACCAATCTTCTTTTGCCAATAGACCTCGAAAATCATCAGTAAATGGGTCATCAGCAACTTCTTCTGGTTGA
- the COMMD3 gene encoding COMM domain-containing protein 3, translated as MELSESVQKGFQMLADPGSFDSNAFTLLLRAAFQSLLDAQADEAVLDHPDLKHIDPVVLKHCHAAAATYILEAGKHRADKSTLSTYLEDCKFDRERIELFCTEYQNNKNSLEILLGSIGRSLPHITDVSWCLEYQIKTNQLQKMHRPAYLVTLSIQNTDSPSYPEISFSCSMEQLQDLVGKLKDASKSLERATQL; from the exons ATGGAGCTCTCCGAGTCTGTGCAGAAAGGCTTCCAGATGCTGGCGGATCCCGGCTCCTTCGACTCCAACGCCTTCACGCTTCTCCTCCGGGCGGCTTTCCAGAGCCTGCTGGACGCCCAGGCGGACGAGGCCGTGTTAG atcATCCAGACTTGAAACATATCGACCCAGTGGTTTTAAAACATTGTCATGCAGCAGCTGCAACTTACATACTAGAGGCAGGAAAGCACCGAGCTGACAAGTCAACTCTAAG caCTTATCTAGAAGACTGTAAATTTGACAGAGAGCGAATAGAACTGTTTTGCACGGAATATCag aATAATAAGAATTCCCTAGAAATCCTACTGGGAAG CATAGGTAGATCTCTCCCTCATATAACGGATGTTTCTTGGTGCTTGGAGTATCAGATAAAG ACCAATCAACTTCAGAAGATGCACAGACCTGCATATTTGGTGACCTTAAGTATACAG AACACTGATTCCCCATCCTACCCAGAGATTAGTTTTAGTTGCAGCATGGAACAATTACAG GACTTGGTGGGGAAACTTAAAGATGCTTCGAAAAGCCTGGAAAGAGCAACTCAGTTGTAA